GATGAATTTGAATCCTCCGGAGACAGTGTAGCTCAGAAAAAGACTGCTCAATGGATAGATCATGCTGATTGAGTGGCCGGAGATAAACGCAATATAATTCAACCAGGTAAAGGCCGCGGCTATGGCTAACAAGAGAGGCAGGGCGGTCAGAAGTCGCATGCGGGCGGTAATGAAATAGGAAAGAAACCCCAGGATGACGATTAAACCCATGTCGGCGACGGATTCCATCCCTGTCTGGCGGATGAATCGTTCATTGATAATATTGTCGGCAATGGTCGCATGTACTTCCACTCCGGGCATATTATGATGGAAGGATGTTACCCGCATATCGTAAATACCAAGGGCGGTCGCACCCATGAAGATGATTTTGTCTTTCAGTTTTTCAGGGGGGACCTGTCCTTGGATAACATCGGAAAATGAATACCACGGATAACTTCTCGGCGGTCCGGTGTGGTTGATGAGCATCATGCCATTACTGTCGAGGGGAATTCGCGTGCTGCCCATGACAACAGCAAAATCTTCCCTGGTAATTGTTTTAATGTCTGAAGCTGCCATGGCGCCTTTGAGTCCCAGGGAAGGAACTTGTTTCCCCTCGTGGGTGACAACCAGCATATTTCTTCGATTGATGCCGTCAATGTCAGGTTGGAAATTCATGTGGGCCGAGCCTGATGATTCGCGGTCTAAAATCGGAATATTTTTAGTGACACCTTTAATTGAGCCGTCGGTGTTGAAATCATAAGCTACAGCCAGAGTGACGTTATTCGCTCGTGCCATGGCTGCTGCAAATTCCCTGTCTGTCTTGTCGTTTTCCTTTTCAGGAAAGAAGGCGTCCATGATAAGGGCTTTAGCCCCGGCAGCGGCAACCGCATCAATAAGTTTTGCATAATTTGTCCGGGTCCAGGGGAATCTGCCGATTTCAGCGATGCTTTTTTCGTCAATGGCAATGATTGAGATGTTCGGGTCGGCCTTAACCGGTCCTCGCATTGTCGTGAATCGCAGGTCATATGTTTTAGCTTCAAAGGCTTCAATAAAGGGGTTTTGGAGAAAGTAGAGGGAAAGGATGAACAAAACGGAAAGTATGGCAAGCAGCAGGGAAAGGAAGCCTTTTTTTTGGGTAGCCATGAATCACCTTTTTATGCGGTTGCAAGGGAGCGAATTGTAGTTTTTTGTAAAACGATGACTCAACGTAAAACTGTAAAATTAAAACAGGGCGGTAGAAAATTATGCGAGCGCAGCTGAGACAGGAAAAAATTAGGCGTCAACGCGTAGTTTACATTGGGTAAATGAGCATTGTTTGCCGAATTTTAAAACTGCATCAGCAGATAGCCAACAGAGTGAGACTTCGAGCGTAGTATTTTTTAAACACTTGTTAAACTAAATTGCTTTAATCCCTCTGTCAAGAAAATGGTTTTATATCGATTGGTTAATCATTTATTTGCTCGAATAATAGTATAGAAGACAGGTTAGTAAAAGATTCTGGACCTTGGGTTTTTTCCCTTGCATTCCCCGGGGATTTATTCATACAACAAGGATAGTGTCAACCCATAAAGGCCTTTTTCCCCGATTTCTGCGTCATTCTCAAAAAAATAAAACATAGAGGAACTGGAGGTTACGAGACCCCGAAAACCTCATTTCTGGGCAGACACTTGTCTACTGAGTTTTTAAGACTAATTTTTTACTAACAAAGGAGGATGTTATGAAAAAACAAAGTATGTCGATTTTGTTATGTCTGTTAGTTTCTCTTGCTTACTCAACGGTGGTATGGGGTCATTGTGAAGTGCCCTGTGGAATATATGATGACAAGATGCGAATTGCAATGCTCAGAGAACATGCGGACACCATCGAAAAGGCAATGAAGCAGGTTGTGGAAATTAAGAAGGAAAAGGATCATAACGCCAATCAACTGGTACGTTGGGTGATGAACAAGGAAAAGCATGCGGAAGAGTTTCAGCAAATCGTTTCTCAGTATTTTCTTACGCAAAGGATCAAGCCGGGCGATGAGAAATATGAGCAAAAACTTGCAGCGCTTCATAAATTGCTGGTCTTTGCCATGAAATGCAAACAGACAACCGAGCTTGATAATGTAACGACTCTGCGGGGACTTATCAGTGATTTTGAAGGATTATATTTTAGTATGAAATAAAGATTTATTGTAATGGAATGGGGAGTTGGCGAGGTGTGTTGCCGGCACAAAAAACGGGCCTTGGATTCTTCCATGGCCCGTGTGCAATTTTTGGATGAAAAATATTAATATTGTGATGACGTCTTGTTTTTGTCCGCTTCAGTCTGTCCGCCGCCTGTCACAACACTCAGTTTTTTGATAGCGGCCCTGATTTCGCCATTGATCGTGGCTCCTGATTCAACGGTTAAATCACCAGTTTCAAGCTTGCCGGTGACATGGGTAGGGTTTCTAGCATAAAATTTGTCGGTTTTAATGTTTCCTTCTATTTTGCCGTAACAGGCAACGGTTCCGGCGTCGATATCCCCCTTGATAGAGCCGGTTTCGCTGAGGATAAGGTATTCACCACGGACAGTTCCTTCGATCCTGCCGTCAACCCTTGCCTTTCCGGAAAAAGTTATGTCTCCGACAATTGTCATATTCTTGTCTATGATGCTGGTTATCGCGTCACGTTCAGCCGTATTAATCGAGTTGGGGACAGTCTTGTTTCCCCCATTCTTAAATAGGCCCATGGATAATACTCTCCGGTTTATTTAATGTAGTTGGCGATTGTTAAGAATTTTGTGGGATTTATTATTTTATCGTCATTATGGATTTCATAATGGAGGTGCGGTCCGGTGCTTCTGCCGCTGTTGCCGAGAAGGGCGATTTTCTGGCCACGGGTAATTGTTTCACCTTGTTGGACTAGAATTTTTTTGAGATGACAAAATTTTGATCGAAAGCCGTTGTTGTGATCAATAACCAGAAACCAGCCATAACCGCTATTGTAACCGCGGGTTAATACCTTGCCGTTGGCGGTGGCTTTTATGGGTGTGCCCATTTTGCCGCGGATATCGATTCCTTCATGGAATGCAGGCTGGCCATTTAATGGGTCTACCCGTCTTCCAAATTTTGAAGTGATTATCCCTCGAAACGGAGGTCCTAAAGGGATGGATTGGATGGTTTCCAGGTAATGTTCTGCGGTAAAAAGAATGTCTTCGGCATTTTGGACGGGAAGCCGGGTAAAGGGGCCGCCGCTGTTTTCTTTGCTTTCTTTGGTTTTCGGCGCAATGCCTACAGTGGACAATACCGACTCAATGAGTTTACTTTTTTTGTTCAGTTCATTAACCGCGCCGTTCAATAGCTCTTCTTTTTCTTTGTCCAGGGTCGTGACTTTTTCTTGCAGGGAAAAGTTGCTTTTCTGGGTGGTTTGAAGAGTGGTTTTAAGAGTATGGACGGTTGATTCAAGCTCTGAGCCCTTCATGAAAAGATTTATGCTTGCAAAGCTCAAGAGAGAAAGGATGAAAAAAGTAGCAAGGGTGAAATTGAGGAGTGCCTTGAGGCGAAGCTTTGAAATGACAAAAGTTTTAGCTTCGCCTTCCTCGCCGGTGATGATGATGTGAAGTTTTTTTTTCATAAACGAATCATTCAACAAAAAAATATTAGAAAGCGGTTGGAGTCGAATTTACGTTAAATATATAATGACAACTATTATTTATAGTGGAAACAGCAAGGCACTGTCAAGTTTAAAGAAACCAAGAGGTTGGGTGAAAATTACCAGTTTTTGTTTGTGAGGACCTTGCTGCCAGCTCCGGAAGGCTCTTGATAGTTTTTCGGCATCTGCAGATCACCATTCTACTGATATAATAATGATCTGTCCTCCGATAGACTCCGGGGACAATGGCTGCTTTGGATTTTTTGGTCGAAAATCGTGTTTGGGGTTGCAGTGTTTTTTGGTTCGGATGCGGGGAGTAGTTCGGTTTGGCAGGAATATCTGAAGATTTCATTCAAGGAGCTTGGGCGGTTTGAAGCCGGAGAAAAGGCCAGGGGTGGCTTTAATCTCTTTCCCAGATCACGCGGATATTCTTTTCCGCATCTCCATCGGTGAATTGAAGTTGTCCCTGATAAGAGTGCACCAAACCCTCGCCGATTTTTCTGGCGAGATGGATGCCGGTGGTTGCTATTCTGATACAGTTATCCTGATCGTCAACCGACATGATCCGTTCCATGGGATAAAATTTCATTTCTTGTTTTTCACGGTTGTGGATCAGGTTCATGTGTTCTTTGTGATGCTTGTAATAAAAACTTCCCTTAATTTCAACTTCTCCGGCAGGGAAATTATCAGCAATTCGCTGGCAGGCCGGGCATGTGGTTTTATGGCAAACTTCCGGTTCTTCCTGCCAGATCCACCTGTTGTTCTGGTATAGTGCCTGGCAAAGAAAAATTCGAAAGCTTTTTTAAAAACGTTAAAAAGAATGATCGTTCAATAAGTTAAAATATTTATCCGATCAGGGAAAGATGATTTTATAACTATGCGTTCCCTAAAGTTTTTTGCGAATAGCCACGTGGAAGACTACGTCAGGGCTTGAGTTGACCATGATATCTTCTATAACATTTAAATCCAGGGAGAGGTCATGGTCAAAATGAATTGTTGTACCCATGTTCAATTGGACCGCACCATCCCCCAGTTCCTCAAGTGCACTGTCAAATACAGCGGTATGACCATCAAGCTGTAGCTTAAGGTGCGCCCAGTCAAATATTTTCCACCCGGCTCCCATGCTGCCGAAGCCAACCAGATCGTTTCTGATTTCCTCAAGCACATCTCCTTTGCCGAGGAACAACAGGCCTGCAGATCCCCAATAGGTTATCTTCCAGGAAGAGAGGGAAAGGGCATCGTCTGCGGCAAGGCGCCAGGAAAAATCAGTACCGCCGCTGCCGTGGAGATCCTCACTTGAACCAGTGGGGAGTTTGAGCGAGAGACGCAGGGAAATATTGCGGCTCTGGGCTTTGTTGCCGTAAAGCAGGAAGGCGCTTGAGACAAAGATGTCACCGAGTCCATGGGATGCGCTGTCTGTTCTATGGAGGACATCCCCGTTTTTTTCGTATTCGTATTCAAGTAATTTGGGGTTCCGGTTGTCGCGATCACCATCAGGGAGACCGAAAAAGTCATGCCAGTCTGATATGAAGTTATCAAGCGTACCTCTTTCATGTGAAATATAGGGTATATCAAAGCCAAGCTCGACGCTTTCAGTTAAACCATACCGGAAAGCGCAGGTGATCCTGTTGGACTCGCCGTCGAGAATTATCCGTTCATTGTCTGTGACGCCCAGAGAAAAATTATTGGCAAGGTCGAGCACCACCCGGCCGTCAATTTGATTTTTCTCTGTCAACGCGGCGGATTCTGCGGCTGGAAGGCCGAAAACCTGGATAAAGGGGTTCTGGTTTCTGGAATAAAAGGCAGTGTCTCCCCGAACTTGTGAAAATGTCAGGAAGACAAGCGCATTGATTGCGCTGATGATCAGCAGGCTTTTTGTCACGTTAAATGGGGAGAGGCATTGCTCAGCAAAGATTGCAGACACACAAAGGGTAAAAAAGGAAATCAACTCATCTTGCCGGTTATCACCCGGTTTCTTCCTTCTTCTTTAGCCGCATAAAGAGCCTGATCGGCAGCTTCAATAAGCGCTTCGGGTTTGGAGTCCTGAATGGGTATTGTCGTGCATACGCCGAGACTGACACTGACAAAGTCGTTTACCTTGGATTTCTCATGCAGAATTTTCATGTTCTGGATGTTTTCCCGCATGGTTTCAGCTATTTTCCAAGCTCCCTTCTCCCCGGTTTCGGGCAGCACGGCGACAAATTCTTCACCACCATAGCGGGCGATCATGTCTGTTTCTCGGGTGATGGATTTTTCAAGGCTTGCGGCAACCTGTTTCAGGCATTCATCGCCTTTCTGGTGACCGTAATTGTCGTTATAGAGTTTGAAAAAATCTATATCGAGGAGAATGAGTGAGAGTTGGCGTTCATATCTCATGGAGCGCATCCACTCCTGACTAAGAACCTCATCAAAATGTCTGCGGTTGGCAATTCCGGTAAGACCGTCAAGGGAAGAAAGCTTCTGGAGGGTCTTGTTGGCCTCGGCAAGTTGCTGCTGACTTTTGCGAAGGGCCTCAAATGCTTCATCCTTCTGTATCTGGTTGATATAGGATTGTGAGTGGTAGCGGATTCGGGCGATGAGTTCGACCTTGTCCGGGAGTTTTACCAGATAATCATTGGCACCGACGGTAAAGGCCTCGCTTTTGATTTCGGGTTCCTCCTTGGTTGAAAGGACAATGATCGGGACTTTTGAGGTTATGGGATTCACTCGAAAGAAACGGACCATCATCAGGCCGTCAATTTCAGGCATGACCAAGTCTTGAAGGATAAGTGTCGGTTTGAGTTCCATGGCCATGTTTATGGCCTTGGTGGGATCCTGGCAGTAATGAAAATCTATATCTTTCTCCCCGTCCAGACTGCGGCGGACGGCTTCGGCGATAATCTGCTGATCGTCAATCAGCAGAACTTTGATCCGATAGGATTTGAGCCCTGCGAAAGTCTCGGGTGTATTATCGTTATTATTTTCCATAATTATATCACTTTGTACCAACAAGATTCGTTATAGTTGCACCAATTTCATCAAGAGGCAATACTTTTTCCGCTGCGCCCAGTTCTATGGCTGCTTTCGGCATGCCGAAAACCACGGAACTTGCTTCGTCCTGCGCTATGGTATGCCAGCCACGCATTCTCAGGGCAAGCAGGCCTTCTGCGCCGTCGCGGCCCATACCGGTCAATAAAACACCGATACAGTTCCCATGCCAGTTCCTGGCAACGCTGTTGAAGAAGACATCAACGGAAGGGTGATAGAAATTTTCTTTATCGCCCTTTGAATAGGTGATGCGATTGTTGGAGTTTATCACTGCATGAACCTCTGTGCAGGGAAAAAGAACAACACCCGGCCTTGGTTGATCACCCTCCTTTAAAAGGTTTACCGACAACTTGGTTTTGCTGTTCAGCCAATTTACCATATCAGGGGTGAATTTTTCATTCATGTGCTGGATGACGACAAAAGATGCCGGACAATCGGCGGGAATATCCGAAAGGATTTTAACCAGTGCCTGTGGCCCGCCCGTTGAGCATCCGATAACAACCAGCCGGTTGTTTTTGAAATCTGTCGGTTGAACTTTAATGGTCGGTGGGGTGATCTTTTTTCTGGGAAGGGAGCCGATCAATTTATTAATGCTTGAAGCTTTCTGGAGAAGTTCTTTGACACTGTTTTTCTTGCCTGTTTCACCGAAGACCGGGGTTGATACTGCATCAAGAGCGCCGGCGCCCATAGCCTCAAACACCATGGAAGACCTGAGACCCACCGAAGCGGTAACAATGAGGATTGCGCAGGGCGTTGTCTTCATGATCTTGCGGGTTGCTTCAACCCCGTTCATCTTGGGCATCATCAGGTCCATGAGAATCAGATCGGGTGTATCTTCCCTGCAAAGCTTGACTGCTTCCAGGCCATCTCGTGCAATCCATGCTATGGAGTACTCCGGAACAGAGGAAAGGGCGGATTTAAGGCTTTCAATGGCCAGTTCTAAATCATTTGCAATACCTATTCTCACGTTGTTTTCCTGTTACTTGGTTTTTCTTGGGTTTTAGCGTATTTGTTATTTGTGCCGGTTTTGCTGCTATGGCGAATGTTTGGGTTTTACGGTTAAGTCGCCAGCTTTTTTCTCTGTGTCTGTTCAGAACTCAGGGGCACCAATCAGGTCATCAACAGCGTTTACCAGGGTTTCGTCCTGGAAGCTTCCCTTGGTGAGATAATAATCAGCGCCTGCTTCAAGCCCCCGGTTGCGGTCTTCTTCACGATCCTTGTAAGAGACGATGATAATCGGAATCGATCGTAACTGAGGATCTTTTTTAATCAGATTGACCAGTTCAATTCCGTTCATGCGCGGCATATCGACATCGGTGACCACCAGATCGTATTCCCTTTCGCGTACAGCGTTCCAGGCGTCCATTCCATCGACTGCCACATCCACCTCATAGCCTTTGGCGCTCAACATTTTACGTTCCACTTCACGGACAGTGATCGAATCATCAGCAACAAGGATACGCTTGACCGCCCGGTCTTCACTTAATGCATCCAGGTGGACGACACGTTTGAGACGGTTATCTGAAATGAGGTTATCCATGGATCGGACAAGGTCTTCAACATCAAGGATGAGCACTGGCGAACCGTCTTCCAGGATCGCTGCGGCGCTGATGTCTCTGATTTTTCCGAGTCGTGGATCCAGCGTTTGGACAACGAGGTCATGGATACCGATGAATTTATCGACGATCAGGCCATACTGGTTTAAGCGGTCGCTGATTATTACAATAAGGAGTTCATCATCTTTGTTCTGAGCATCGGCTTTTTTGAGGATCTGCCGGGCTGAAAGGAGTCCGATTCTCTTATCCGACAGGGTGAAATACTGGCGTCCCTCAACTTCTTTAATTTCCGTTTCAGGAAGCTTGATGACATGATCAATAGACATGAGGGGAAATGCGTAGGGTTCATTACAGATGTCTACAAGCATGGCACGCAAAACCGAAAGGGTCAGGGGAAGCTGCATTTCAAAACTCGTGCCTTTGCCCAGCACCGAAGTTGCCCTGACGACGCCACGTACTTCATGGACAACGCTGTGAACCACATCCAGTCCAACACCCCGACCGGAGACCTTGCTGACTTTCTTGCGGGTACTGAAATTCGGCAGGAAAAGAAAATCCATCAGCTCGGATTCTTTCAAGTCCTCGGCCATTTCACGGGATGTCATATTTTTTTCGATAATTGACTGACGGATTTTTTCATAGTCCACACCCCGACCGTCATCGGAAATCGTAATATTGAGCATCCCGGAACTGTGCCTGGCCTCAAGACGAATTTTTGCGGATGAAGGTTTTCCTGATGATAGGCGTTCTTCCGGTGATTCGATGCCGTGGTCAATGGAATTGCGGATCAGATGGTTGAGCGGCGATTCGATTTTTTCCAGGATGTCGCGGTCGACCATGGTTTCCGGACCGATTATTTCAAAATGGATGTCTTTGCCCAGTTCATGGGAAAGGTCTCTTACCATGCGGGGAAATCCGCGGACACCTTCAGAAAATGGCCTCATCCGGTTGGCAAGTACTTCATGGTATAGCCGATGGGCTATTTCGGTGCCGCGCCTGGAGTGGTCCTCACACTCTGCAATGTAGTCATTCAGCAGCAATCGGCACTCTTCAAGTTTAAGCTGAAGTTCCTTGAATGTTTTTTCTCCACGAGAGCCAAGACTTTCGGATTTGATGTCGAACCTTCTGGATTCATAGAGGCGATGTAACTGGTCCTGTTTGTTTTTGAGACGAAGTATCCGCATTGAAAAAGAAGGAAGCCAGCGGGATTCAACCTGGACTTCGCCTGCAAGACCCATCAGACGGTTCATGCCCTCGGAGGAAACCCTTAATGCCCGGTCGGCGCTTGGTGCCGGTTTTGTTTTTAGTGTGGGCTTGACTTCAGGTGGTTCAGGGGATGTTTGTTTTTCCGGGGTTTCCTGTGGTTGAGACCGTGTCTTTTTTTCGATTGTTTTATCGGAAGCTTTTGTGGCCGGTGCTTTTTTCTCTGGAGTCGGAGTTTCCTGCCTGGCTATAGCGGTAAGATTATTGGTTAATGAATCCGTTCTGTCTTTGTTTTCCGTATTCCAGTTGTCCAGCCCGTCATCGGGCATCTTGGCGATATCATTGATAAAGTCCAATCCCTGAAGCAGGAAGTCGATGCTCTGTTCGCCCAGGGTGATTTTCCCTTTCTGGGCGGCGACAAAAACATCTTCCATTGCATGGGCGACAAGGACGGCCTGATTGAGATTGACGATCCTGGCGGCACCTTTAATGGAATGAGAGGCCCGCATCAGGGATTCCAGAAGTTCATCGTCAGCAGGAGATTGTTCCAGGGCAAGAAGGTCTTCTGAAAGAGCTGCGCAATGATTCTCCGCCTCCATGCGGAAGAGGTCCATCATCGACATGTCTGAAAGGGAGCCGCTTGAAACAGGCTTTGCCGATTGAGGCTCCGGCTTTTGTTCGATTTTTTTATCTGGAGTCTTTGTGGCCGGTGTTTTTTTCTCGGAAGCCGGAGTTTCCTGCTTTGCTATAGCGGTAAGATTATTGGTTAATGATTCCGTCCTGTCTTTGTTTTCCGTATTCCAGTTGTCCAGCCCGTCATCGGCCACCTTGGCGATATCATTGATAAAGTCCAGGCCATGGAGCAGGATGTCGATGCTCTGTTTGGCCAGGGAGATTTCCCCTTTCTGGGCGGCGACAAAAACATCTTCCATTGCATGGGCGACAAGGACTGCCTGATTGAGGTTGACGATCCTGGCTGCACCTTTAATGGAATGAGAGGCCCGCATCAGGGATTCCAGAAGTTCATCGTCAGCAGGAGACTGTTCCAGGGCAAGAAGGTCTTCTGAAAGAGCTGCGCAATGATTCTCCGCCTCCATGCGGAAGAGGTCCATCATTGACATATTGCTGAAGTCGTTACCGTTTCCTTGGGTCATGCAAGATTCCTTGTAAGGGCTTCAAACAAAGCTTTATCGTCAAGCAAACCGACATCGCGATCTTTCATGCTGAGTATTCCCTTGGTGAAATTCGCCCGGGAGCCAGAAACGGTTACCGGAAGATTTCGTAACATATCAGGACTGTAATGAACTGCACCGATAACCTCGCTGA
This DNA window, taken from Pseudomonadota bacterium, encodes the following:
- a CDS encoding adenylate/guanylate cyclase domain-containing protein, producing MATQKKGFLSLLLAILSVLFILSLYFLQNPFIEAFEAKTYDLRFTTMRGPVKADPNISIIAIDEKSIAEIGRFPWTRTNYAKLIDAVAAAGAKALIMDAFFPEKENDKTDREFAAAMARANNVTLAVAYDFNTDGSIKGVTKNIPILDRESSGSAHMNFQPDIDGINRRNMLVVTHEGKQVPSLGLKGAMAASDIKTITREDFAVVMGSTRIPLDSNGMMLINHTGPPRSYPWYSFSDVIQGQVPPEKLKDKIIFMGATALGIYDMRVTSFHHNMPGVEVHATIADNIINERFIRQTGMESVADMGLIVILGFLSYFITARMRLLTALPLLLAIAAAFTWLNYIAFISGHSISMIYPLSSLFLSYTVSGGFKFITLDRRSKEMRSIFSSYVSPKIVDQLVKDPSSAQIGGDTKEVTILFSDIKGFTTYSERNNPFKVVSTLNEYLAAMTKMILKFDGTVDKFLGDGIMAYWGAPLAQESHAELAVSCVNAMVNQMKQLQKKWEKSGTPPLSFRVGIHSGEVIAGNIGAKGTKMEYTVIGDNVNLAARLEGTAKFYGVDILVSENTFNLTKNKFIYRELDRIRVVGKSIPVGIYELLGPVYDSEKDKLEAIANKFKEGLTLYRGKKWGKSLEIFEMFCKVNSDDRASKLYVERCQYFMKNPPADDWDGVFDRGEK
- a CDS encoding superoxide dismutase, Ni, with the protein product MKKQSMSILLCLLVSLAYSTVVWGHCEVPCGIYDDKMRIAMLREHADTIEKAMKQVVEIKKEKDHNANQLVRWVMNKEKHAEEFQQIVSQYFLTQRIKPGDEKYEQKLAALHKLLVFAMKCKQTTELDNVTTLRGLISDFEGLYFSMK
- a CDS encoding polymer-forming cytoskeletal protein — its product is MGLFKNGGNKTVPNSINTAERDAITSIIDKNMTIVGDITFSGKARVDGRIEGTVRGEYLILSETGSIKGDIDAGTVACYGKIEGNIKTDKFYARNPTHVTGKLETGDLTVESGATINGEIRAAIKKLSVVTGGGQTEADKNKTSSQY
- a CDS encoding M23 family metallopeptidase, which codes for MKKKLHIIITGEEGEAKTFVISKLRLKALLNFTLATFFILSLLSFASINLFMKGSELESTVHTLKTTLQTTQKSNFSLQEKVTTLDKEKEELLNGAVNELNKKSKLIESVLSTVGIAPKTKESKENSGGPFTRLPVQNAEDILFTAEHYLETIQSIPLGPPFRGIITSKFGRRVDPLNGQPAFHEGIDIRGKMGTPIKATANGKVLTRGYNSGYGWFLVIDHNNGFRSKFCHLKKILVQQGETITRGQKIALLGNSGRSTGPHLHYEIHNDDKIINPTKFLTIANYIK
- a CDS encoding DUF3187 family protein, whose protein sequence is MISFFTLCVSAIFAEQCLSPFNVTKSLLIISAINALVFLTFSQVRGDTAFYSRNQNPFIQVFGLPAAESAALTEKNQIDGRVVLDLANNFSLGVTDNERIILDGESNRITCAFRYGLTESVELGFDIPYISHERGTLDNFISDWHDFFGLPDGDRDNRNPKLLEYEYEKNGDVLHRTDSASHGLGDIFVSSAFLLYGNKAQSRNISLRLSLKLPTGSSEDLHGSGGTDFSWRLAADDALSLSSWKITYWGSAGLLFLGKGDVLEEIRNDLVGFGSMGAGWKIFDWAHLKLQLDGHTAVFDSALEELGDGAVQLNMGTTIHFDHDLSLDLNVIEDIMVNSSPDVVFHVAIRKKL
- a CDS encoding diguanylate cyclase, encoding MENNNDNTPETFAGLKSYRIKVLLIDDQQIIAEAVRRSLDGEKDIDFHYCQDPTKAINMAMELKPTLILQDLVMPEIDGLMMVRFFRVNPITSKVPIIVLSTKEEPEIKSEAFTVGANDYLVKLPDKVELIARIRYHSQSYINQIQKDEAFEALRKSQQQLAEANKTLQKLSSLDGLTGIANRRHFDEVLSQEWMRSMRYERQLSLILLDIDFFKLYNDNYGHQKGDECLKQVAASLEKSITRETDMIARYGGEEFVAVLPETGEKGAWKIAETMRENIQNMKILHEKSKVNDFVSVSLGVCTTIPIQDSKPEALIEAADQALYAAKEEGRNRVITGKMS
- a CDS encoding chemotaxis response regulator protein-glutamate methylesterase, with translation MRIGIANDLELAIESLKSALSSVPEYSIAWIARDGLEAVKLCREDTPDLILMDLMMPKMNGVEATRKIMKTTPCAILIVTASVGLRSSMVFEAMGAGALDAVSTPVFGETGKKNSVKELLQKASSINKLIGSLPRKKITPPTIKVQPTDFKNNRLVVIGCSTGGPQALVKILSDIPADCPASFVVIQHMNEKFTPDMVNWLNSKTKLSVNLLKEGDQPRPGVVLFPCTEVHAVINSNNRITYSKGDKENFYHPSVDVFFNSVARNWHGNCIGVLLTGMGRDGAEGLLALRMRGWHTIAQDEASSVVFGMPKAAIELGAAEKVLPLDEIGATITNLVGTK
- a CDS encoding hybrid sensor histidine kinase/response regulator gives rise to the protein MTQGNGNDFSNMSMMDLFRMEAENHCAALSEDLLALEQSPADDELLESLMRASHSIKGAARIVNLNQAVLVAHAMEDVFVAAQKGEISLAKQSIDILLHGLDFINDIAKVADDGLDNWNTENKDRTESLTNNLTAIAKQETPASEKKTPATKTPDKKIEQKPEPQSAKPVSSGSLSDMSMMDLFRMEAENHCAALSEDLLALEQSPADDELLESLMRASHSIKGAARIVNLNQAVLVAHAMEDVFVAAQKGKITLGEQSIDFLLQGLDFINDIAKMPDDGLDNWNTENKDRTDSLTNNLTAIARQETPTPEKKAPATKASDKTIEKKTRSQPQETPEKQTSPEPPEVKPTLKTKPAPSADRALRVSSEGMNRLMGLAGEVQVESRWLPSFSMRILRLKNKQDQLHRLYESRRFDIKSESLGSRGEKTFKELQLKLEECRLLLNDYIAECEDHSRRGTEIAHRLYHEVLANRMRPFSEGVRGFPRMVRDLSHELGKDIHFEIIGPETMVDRDILEKIESPLNHLIRNSIDHGIESPEERLSSGKPSSAKIRLEARHSSGMLNITISDDGRGVDYEKIRQSIIEKNMTSREMAEDLKESELMDFLFLPNFSTRKKVSKVSGRGVGLDVVHSVVHEVRGVVRATSVLGKGTSFEMQLPLTLSVLRAMLVDICNEPYAFPLMSIDHVIKLPETEIKEVEGRQYFTLSDKRIGLLSARQILKKADAQNKDDELLIVIISDRLNQYGLIVDKFIGIHDLVVQTLDPRLGKIRDISAAAILEDGSPVLILDVEDLVRSMDNLISDNRLKRVVHLDALSEDRAVKRILVADDSITVREVERKMLSAKGYEVDVAVDGMDAWNAVREREYDLVVTDVDMPRMNGIELVNLIKKDPQLRSIPIIIVSYKDREEDRNRGLEAGADYYLTKGSFQDETLVNAVDDLIGAPEF